The sequence GTTCAACTTGAACGTACTGCTCACCGACGACATGTTTGTGCGTTTTGCTTATGCCAAAACCATGACACGTCCAAACCCCGTAGATATGTCACCATCATTTAATATTCCAAATTATGGTTACACAGGTAGCGTCGGCAACCCTGCACTCAAGCCAGAGCGAGCCACCAACTACGATATTTCTTGGGAATGGTACCCCAGCGACATTAACCAGTTCAGTGCCGCAGTTTACTATAAACAACTAAAAGACTTCTTAACTTCATCATACACCAACTATATCTCGCCAGAAGACCGAGATAAAAATGGCTTGTTTGATGATCCAGTCACGATTCGGCAACCCATTAATGGTGACAAAGGCACGGTAAAAGGAATTGAACTTGCTGCCACTCATAACATGGACTATCTCCCAGGTTGGCTCAATGGCTTTGGTCTTCAAACAAACTACACCTATACCGACAGTGATCAAGGTTCAGGCTTTAATGAGCTTGATGGTTCAGAACTATCTATTAAAGATTTGTCGCAAAATAGTGCCAACTTCATTCTATTCTACGACAAGTATGGCTTTAACTTCCGAGCGGCTTACAACTACCGAGACGAATCCTACAGCGAAAACTCAACCGCAGGTCCTGACCCAATAATTTACGAACAGTATGACCTTGATGGTGACACTTTATATCGTCGAACAGGTATTTCTTTGCCAGTTTGGAACGATACCTACGAAACTCTCGACCTGTCGATGAGCTATCGCTTCGAAGGCACTACCTTCTTCATTCAAGGCAACAATTTGCTGGGCGAACCTAAACGCCGTTACGTTGGCGATGTCGATACGACCAAACACCTGCTGCGCGAATATAACGAAACCGGCGCTTACTACACCATTGGTATTCGTTCGAGGTTCAACTAATGCAGCAAGTTAATTTTACGAACAGAATTCGGAATAGCATCATGGTTAAAAATAAAACCGAGTCCATACTCAAGTTCAGTGCAACAGCACTAATACTTAGCCTTCTATCAGGCTGTCTAACGGACCTTGATAACGCTGGTGTTGACACTTCAACCAGTACCGATATTGAGCCCATCATCTACCGTGGAGGCTTCGGCTTCACGCGTTATGCAAGAGAAGCTGTTGACGCTGAAACAGGCCAAGTCTCAATTGAATATTTCTATGAACGAAGCGACGTTCCCGCTGACTTTGCAACGCTAATCAATAGTGCAGGAATATACGGCATGAGTGCCGACGCACAGGTCCCCGTACAAGTGGTTTCAGTGAAAGACATAACAAATACCACATACGACCCTCGCATTCGAAAAACAATTATCGCCACGACAGAAGAGTGTATTAAAAGAAATGAAAACACTAAAACGTCCAATGAAAATGCCAAGCTAAGTTGGCAAGAAGCCGTAGCTGATGCTGAAGAAAATGGCCGACCATTGCCAGACGAGCCAACTTATACTGAGTTAGAAGCATGCGATGATATTGATTATATCTACGCACTCATGAGCTACACCCCACTGCTTATTGAAGACGCATTGGATGTGACCAATGAAGGCTTTTTCAAATACCAACTCAAAGCAACGCTAGATATTGACACTAAAGAATATAACGGCACGAATGCCAGCCTCACGTCAGAGCCTGGTCAACTGATGCTCATGACCAATATCACCCCCACTTTTGATTTGAGAGATGACCAATGGGAACGCGCTTATCAAGCTATAATCCAAGTGGGAAATCATACTGATGAATTCATCATCAATACTGCCCTGAGAAACCCTCAAATTGATCCTAAGTCAGAATTTTTAACAAGCAAAAGGAACCTTAAACCCGGCCGTTATTTTGATATGGAGCCTATTACTTTTAGCGGCTTTAACACCAACGCGCCTGTGGTATTAACTAAAACTGGGTCTTTTACTGATTTTGATATTTTCACCGCAGTTGGCAGCAACCTTGATGAAAATTTCAGTCTCTATACGCTGGATGAAGAAAACCCATTGACCATTCGCGCAGGTCAACGGCTTTATATTCGCGTGCAAAGCAAGGAGGGCGATAATCAAAGTTGTGACATTAATGAAGACATACTGAAATACTATGATCAAGAACTTGCCCTAAAAATTGAGGTTGGTGAAGAGGGCACTGAGATAGTTGAAGGCACTGCCGTTGTTCATACACAGCCCATTGACTATTTACCCGGCGCAGACTTAACGTGGCAGTATCCTGTTGCAAAAGGTATTGTGTTGGAAGACAACATGGAGCTTCGTGGTAAGGTCTATACCAGCTATGACCAATTAGAATTCTCCAACAACTGCCGTGTTCCTGATGCCAATATTCCCGATGAATATGACATTACTGAAATAAACATCCACAGCAAAAATACAACAACCGGCGCACTCACCCATATTGGTACGCTGACATCAGATCAATTGATACCGTTAGAAAGTGAGTCTGAATACGTTGAAATCATTAATCCAGAAACAAATGAGCCCGAGTTAAAGCTGCGTAAGGCCTATGCTTGGCAATACCCTGTGCCACTTGTCATTGGCGACAATGCCTTTACGATTGATGCAACCAGCAATTTGACGCGCACCTGGCCCGATGAAGTGGCCCAGCAGGTTGCTATCTCTGAGCCCATCGAAGCAAACACCTACTACGTGAACGACATTGAGAATGTGGGTATTTACCCGTCTTTTTTGGCTAATTCCGTCTTAGAGCAACCCGTCGACCTGACGTTAAACCCAATGGACAACTCACTCTACATCCTAGATAAGAGTGGCAATAACGACGATATTGTGGGTAACCAAGCACCTGGGATTCTCTGGCGTTATGCGCTTCATGGCCGAGACAAAATATCTTGTCTAACCCTACCTTGGTCTTGGCAAGATGCCGGCGTCAATGGTGTTCAATTTAACCATGCCATTTCTAAAGTTGGTGGCGTCGTCATTGGTAGCTCACCCGGCAACCTTGCCTACTATGACAACGACGATTTAGATGGTGACATCAGCCAGTCCAATATGGGGCAATTCCAAACCAACTGGGAAGGCGTTAAACACCCAGGTCACTTTGCCTACAGTGCCGATGGTACTCAGCTCTTTATGACCGCTAAGTCTGACTATAGTTTTGATCCCAAATACCAGGGCATTGTGGGTTTAAAAACACCTAACATTGAAGACTTTGTATTTAAAGGCTTTGGTTCTGGAATTGGTATTATCGCTAAGGAAACAACCTCCAGCGAAGATGCTGCAAGGCTGTATAACAACGCTGTTAGCCTTGACATCTTTAGCCGCCGAGACGCAGCAGAGCTTGACCAAGTGGCCTATAACGAATGGCTTTTGGTGCTCGATGGCAAAGACAATACCGCATCGGGTAACTTTGGCGAAACCTATCTTCGCAAAATTCAGGTAAGAGATAGCTACACGCCTGAAACAGCAGCAGTCAGACAGACGCTCGTTGATTCTCAAGGTAATCCAATACGCCTTTACAAGGCCGATGCAATTGCCGTCTCTAGCAGCCGAGAGAAAGCCTACATCGTTGATAACAAAGATAAACTTATATACGAAGTTGATCTCGCCAATATTGCACAGAGTGACGCGTTAACAGCCACGCTCATCGCCAGCCCAGACCATCCGAATCAACCCACACTTGGCAACATCAAGTCATTAGTGATTGAGGGAGATATGGACTACATGGTCATTGCTGATGTTCAGAACGGGGGAGATTACTCAGCGCTAATAACCATGGATTTGGAGAGCCGTCAAATGGGTTACATCCTCAAAACTAATAACACCCTTGTCGGCGACGAAAGCAAAACTCATTGTGAGCAATAGCTGCAGGTAGAGGCAGGCTACACCTGCCTCTAAGTTTGGACTGAGACAAATTTAATTTGGAGTCATAAATGATTTCTCAATCAAGAAAATTGACCGCGCTAAGCTCCGCACTACTCAGTGTGTTAATGCTTTCAGCTTGCGGTAGTGATAATAGCAAACCCTCGAATAATCGGCAGGAACTGCCTGATCCGATTACATTCCAACAAGCGGGCACCGAAGTTGAACTCAACTATACACTTGCTTCAACTTTACTTGCCGATGAATATAACGGCGAACAGTTAATTGTCAGCTTTGCACCCGATCAAACTGTGGTCACTGGGCTCGGTGAATTCAAAACGCATACCTTCAATTTTGAAGCACCCGCAACCATGATTGCGCCCGATCCCACCAAGTGCCCTTCAGAGGAAGGCTACCTCACTGAAACGCCATACCGCAATAGCATTGCCTATATGGATGTCAATCCAACGGCGCCCGGCAGCGGTCACGCCGATGGCTCTCGTGTCACCTCAGTGATCAATGGGGACGCCATCGCGGCTAAATTTGCCCTGCCGCAGGGCATGTATGACATGACCTTTGAATCGACCCTAGTGTATGCCAACGAAAGCACCGATTTTAAGGTCACAACGCCCAAAGCCTCAGATTTCTTTCCTGATGGCCAGCTCGAGTTCGACTATACCCCTGTGCTCGACTTTCAGCAGCAGTCTAAGCCGGTTGCCGATGGTCAAACGATTCGAATCAAAAGTGCGCTGCCGGTCTTTGGTCTCAGCAATTATTTAAAACATGAATTCATCTTTGAATCAGATGAAACCACATATATTGGCGAAAACGAAAACGAAGAGCCGGTCGTGCTGCCGGTGGCTCGAATCGAAGTATTCGCTGACTCCACGTTCAACGACAATGTTTTACAAGCCTACGGCGCATGTGTACAAAATGCTGATTACCTCGCGGTCACCTTTGAACTGCCTGATTATGTATTTGACCAAACCTATCGCGCACAGCTCACCTGGCAATATGAAGATGTAACCTACGATCTGATTCAAGCGACTGATGACGATGGCCTTCCGATTTGGGAAGAAAACGGTGAACCAGTCATGGTGCCTAAGCTCGACGAGCGCGGGCTTGCCATTGTGCTCAAACGAGAAACTAAAACGCAATACATACCGTTTGAGGTTGTGACTGAAGCCGAAAACCCCGACTTTGACCCCATTGATCCTGATTACTTCGCCAACGACCCACGCAACTCCGATGCAGAGATCAGTACTGAAGAAGCTAAACAGTATATTACATATACCGTCAACTTAACCGGCTACAACACCCAACTGCCTGTTACTGTAGACGGTGCCATGTACGCCATTGATGGTCGCTTCTTCTCAGATCTAGAGGGCGCAATGATAGCGCCAGGGCAAACACTTCAGATCAGAGTTGAATTGCCGGACGAGTACGTCACCGCAGTAAACCCGTGCTTCACCGTGGGGAGCGAGCAATTCTGCTGGACCGTGAAAACCAAGGCAGATCCAAATACTGATATTCTCAGTGCGTCTTTGGAGTTCCCTGCGCCAGTGTCCGCCATTGCTGCAAACACTGTGATATTACGTGGTCATGCCCAACTTAATACAGATGAGAAAAACATTGACGCCTCTGCCCTATTAATTAACGGTAATGCCGTCGACAGCTATGATGCCGCGACCGGTTTATGGCTATACACTGCCGATCTCAGCCAAGTGGCCGATGGCGATGATGTTGAGTATGTGCTCACCTCCAACGTGGACGAATCCATTACCGCTTTTGACCAAATCAACTTGCTACCCCTCAGTGTTTGGGTCACCAAACTTGCTGACGACTCAGTACCATTCCCAGCTAACGCCGGCGAGTTCACAGACTTTGTAGATGTTGCCATTGATGGTCGCGAAGGCTTTCCTGTGTTCTATCTAGCAGAATATGAAGGCATGCAGGTCAGTCAATTCAATATGGTGTCCTCAACGGAAAAGTTAGTCGCACCAACGGCGCTATTTGGGCAAACCAACCAAAACACCATTACGAAGAAGCTTGGTGGCATCACGGTGAATAACCACCGACCAGCCAGCGATGGTAATTACTTAATTCGTCACTCATGGCAAGGCACTTTGCTGGAGGTTTCGGATTTGTCAGCCCCTACACCACTGGCACTGCGCGCAACTGAAGACGCCTATCTTCATCAACTTGGCAACACCATTTGGGATGCCCGCCAAACCGCAATGTCTGAAAACGGTAACACCGTTTATGTGACCGGTAATGACGGCTTAGCCACCATGACCTTGAACTACAACCTAGAGGGTACGCCAGTTAGCCTCAATGACTCCACCACCCATCGCAAGTGGCTGTCAAGAAAGACATTTGGTAGTACAACGAACTACGAGGGCAGCATTGGTGTCGACTTGCTTTATATTGGTGAAGGTGATCAACGTACCGAGTACATCCTGGTCATAGCCAAAGATAAAGACACCAAAAACACCCGTGTGTACGCCACCAATAGCAAAGACATCTACGATGAAAATGCCCCCCTCACTCAGCTGAACATTGTTGATGCTGCGGGCAATCCTCTAGTGATCCCAGAGTCGGATTCTATTGCCGCCGATAACAAGCAGCTCAAAGCTTACGTTGCTTCACAACAAACGCTCTATGAAGTTGATTTGAGCAATCTAGCCCAAGTGATTGCAAAAACCGAGACCGGTTTGGCTGAATTAACCAGCACGGCCAAGGAACTGCCATTAGTCACTAACGAAAATCAAATTGGCAAACTCAGCGCAGTGGTCACCGAAGGCGGCTTACCGTATTTGACTGCGACCGACATGAACGAGCCTGCATTATATGCCATTGACCAATATACCGGGCAGGTGGTTTATCTCATGCAAGGTGAAAAACCTAAATCCGAATAACTCCAACAAGTGGGGTAAGTACAACTAACCCCACCCATTGCGATGAAAGGTGATTGCCCAACATCACCTTTCTTATTAACATAGATGAATATGAGGCAAAACCATGGCTCAGAAATATACTGCCATTGCTCTGTCAGTACTGCTTGCGCTTACCGGCTGCGGCAGTGATGACAATAAAAATAGTGATAATGGATGCGTCACCGATTGTGGTGGCGAAGTAGAAAACCAAGCTCCTAGTGTTCAAATCACTAGCCCTGCCAGTGAGTTAGAAGTGGCAATTAGTGAACCACTTTTGATTGAAATGGACGCTAGCGATCCTGACGGTGAAGTAGTGGAAGCCAAGCTGTTTTGGAATGGCGCTTACATGGGCTCTCTTTATCAAGCACCATTCACGCTTGATGAGTTTTATGTGCCCATAAACACGCCTGAAGGTGCCAATACGCTTTCCGTTACAGTCGTTGACGACCGTGGAGCCACCGCGTCTCATAGCACTCAAGTGCAAGTGAACGCGGCCCTGAAGCCTCCCACAGTCACGCTCCTTTCCCCCAATGCAGAAACACCGCTACTCGTTAATGAAGAAGCGCTATTCTCGGCTGAGGCAACAGCCAAAGGCGACGCATCCATTGTTAAGGTTGAATACCTGTTTAACGGTGAGCTCATTGCCGAATCAACTGAGGCACCCACATACAACGCATCATACACGCCCAACGAGGCTGGATTGGTCAAGCTATCAGTTGTTGCCACAGATGATCAGGGCAAACAACATCAAATTGATACCTTAATGCACGTCTCAGCCGACCCGGCTGACCTGCTCGTAGCCCCTGATCATGTCTACTTTAAGTCATTGCCCCCATACGACACACTCACCGTCTATTGGAATGATAATACCTTGGTAGAAACGGGCTTTGTTATTCAGCAACGATTTGAAGACAGCAACGAATGGACTGAACTGGACGCAGCCGACGCAGACACAACCGAGCTCACCATTAGCACTTTCGATCGGAGCGATACTCGAGACATTCGCGTGCTTGCCATGGTTGATGAATCGGCCTCTACGCCCAGTGAAACGGTTCGTATCGCTGGGACCGATGATACCTTGGAAGTATCCTCAGTAGTCCCCGATATCATGATGGGCTCGACCCTGAAAAGAACGAAAGAGGTCTACAACGCCGAGGGTGCTATTGAATCGCGAGAAATCACCTTCCCCCAAATGCAGTATCAAACCCCCATCGAACCCGATCTTGGGCAAGCGACTCGGGTGTCGACCTATTTTACTGCTCAAGTGACAACTTCATCGACCAACACAGATCTCATTCAAGCACCTGTCTATGAAACAAGACCTCAAATCAGGAACTTCCTCACTCAAAAAGATCCTGCTCATTCTTACCGCGACAATGGGTTAAGTGGCCACCTGCCTTACGGTTACGCACTTTATGGCCCTGTAGAAGGTGATTCAGGCTCGTCACTGCACAACAAACATTGGATCAATATTGACGCCTCAGAAGAGATTGTTGTGCGTGTCACATTGGCAACCGACAAGGGCGCTGTTGATTTAGCCGACCTCGAAATTCACCCAGAACCACTGGATGTTGCGCGCGTTGATGGTCAAACATTTGATATCACCCTGCCCGGTGCCACGGACTTTACTCGCCACTATCGAGTTGCGGTGAATCGCATGGCATGGTCTTCCGCCCCTGAAACAGCCACGCGTGGTGAAATCATCATTGAATCACCACTGTTTATTTTTGTGAATCCCATGCATGTTGCCCCAGGCTCAGCACCAGAAGGTGAAATTGTTGAGTTTGATAATGGCGCTTTGGTGGTATTTGGCCCGGGTATTCATTTACCTAACCCCGACTACCAATTTTATGGTGAGGGAGCCAATGAAACCGCGCGCGAAGTTTATGCGCCAGGAGATGCTTACTTACACTACGGCTTTTTGCTGAAAAACGACAGTTACCCCCTTAAGCTTTGGGGGCGCGCTATCTACTCCGATGAAATGTTTAACTTGTACACTGGTGACACCGCCAATGACGATGGCTATGTTTGGAGTGAACGCGCTCGCAGTTATTGGTCTCACCTTGATGCCATCGAAGGCAATCCCTGGGGGATCACTCAAGATTGGGATACGCACACTTGGTTACAAGGTGCCTATAGCGCTGAACCCACTGTATTTGAAGGCTTCACAAACGTCGGGGCTCGCATGGGCGTCATGGCTAAAACGGGCTCATCTGAAATTCGTAACCACAAAGATGTGGGCTATGCCGGCGGCACCTACCAAAGTGATGGTGCAGAAGTTTACTACAGCGGTAACTTGCTCATCAATGACGATGACATTACCTATGTACACGAAAACTACGTGATGGAAAACAATACAAGCTTTGTGATGCACAATGGGCCAAGCTTCCAACTCGGTTGGGAAGCTGAGTTTGATGGCGACCTCAACATCCTCACTCAAGTTCGTAATCACACTGTTTTGTCTTCCGATCGCAAAGATACATCTTTTTGGAAAAACCACGGTGTATTTGATAGTCGCCTCCAACTTGGCCTATTGAAGAATCACTCCGGCGGCGTATTCGAAGACTTTGAGTTCTACGGCCAAGAAACCGTGATCTTCAATATTCGTATTTGGGATGAGGGAGACGAAGCCACCGATACAGTGAGCATGATCAGTGACAAAACGTTCAAAAACTTTAACATTCGCCAAGCATCATACAATCAAGAAGAGCTCTTAACCGAGTCCAATACGAGTTTGAACAAACAAGCTTATTTGCGCTTCTTCCACTTTGATAACCTTGTCATTGAAAATCAACTGATTGATGACATAAGCCTATTTAGTCAATACTTTGATTATGATGATGGCTTGCTGCTCCATACACTCACCCTGTTTAGCCTGCCTGACGCGGTTAACGAAACAGATGTTATCAATGGCGTAAACACCGCCCCAATTGGCCAATACATCGCCATGTCAGCGAACAATGGCGCCTATGTTCAGTCTGATCAGACACTGCCACAAAGCCTCGACCCGCTCGTGGCAAACACCACTGATTTGCCACAAGGATTTATTGTGACAGATGCAGGTGATGGTTATATAGCGCTGATGGATTACAGTGGTCGATATATCCAAGCCGATCCGGCTCGCTATGGCTATGTTCACGTCCAGCCAGTTGCCAGCAAGGAGATATCAGAAGCAGCGAAATTTGTGTGGGTCGATTTAGGCGGACAAGCATTTGCACTGTACTCCAAATCAATGCAGCTATACGTGCGCATTGACACTAGCAGTAGCGCCAATGCGCCACTCTACGCGGCCAGTGACAGCATAACTTCCCGAGAAACCTTCAGCTTTGACTCCCACACTGGCGAGCCACCCATGCTAGGTACTCCACCCACGGTTGCAACAATCAACGCCGCGTTGTTTGACGAACAATCGGGTGGCATACAAGCCAATGGCACTAACACAGCAATTGGCTATATCAAAGCCGATCGCACGGTCAGCTACGATCTCAATACGGTGCAAGTGGAAGATGAAGGGGCCTTAAAAATTTCGTTGGCGGGAACTCGTAAAGCGCAAACAGAAATCACCGTACTTGTGGATGGCGCAACCGTTGGTGTTGGCACCATTGCCAGCTTTGACGCTGACTACGTGATGGTGGATTTAGATCTCTCCAATGTGGGCAGTATTGGACGCTTGACCTTGTCATTTGACCACGCTACCGATGGCGGTTTCCTAACAGATGTCACTGAGCTTGAGCTGACTTATACCGAGCAGTCCCTCAACAGTGTGACTCAAAATATGGTGTTTGCCGATAATGCCGGTCTCAATATCGCACAAGCAAAAGACAACGGACAACTGGAAAGCCTCAAGCCTGGCGCATGGGTCAAATTCGACTTGCCCATGGCCCCCGTTGGCGGTATCAAAGCCACCTTAACTCACCAAGGCGGCTCTGGGGGTACGGCAACATTTTACGGCGTGCTCAGTGATACGACTGAAGAACTTTTAGGCGAGATAGATATTCCAACAAACGGCGGCTGGAGCGCCCCCTTAATCGAAGCCTCCGGCATACTAGACGCGGCTCGCACTGCAGATAGTTACCAAGGCTTTAGAATGGAAATTGATAGCCCTGGCAATTACTGCTGTAATATCGGCAGCCTAGTTCTCGAATATCAAGAATAAGAAAACTACGGACTGTTTTTGGTTTTATCCTAACAAAGGGCGCTTCGGTGCCCTTTTTTCTTGCGCCACACCAAAAGGTTTAGCGTTGTCTCCCAAAAAGGACGCGTAGGATCTGCGTTTCCCCTTTTATCTCAGTGTAAGTGATGACAATCGTTGGCGCGCTTCGCCCTCAATGGTCCGTTATAATCCCCATCTAAACACTGGATGTTTGCAACTATCCCAAAAGCCTGCTGCCGGTACCGCCGGCTCACTCATCCAATGACCGCCCTAAGTTCGCCGACTTTTGCAACGAATTTTACCTATAGTTCAGGCTAAAACAGTGGCCAAGCCGCTACATCCCAGGTTTTCACAGGTTAATTTATTCAGAGCTCTTGCATCGTCTGTTGCAGGATCAGTACGGGGTTTGTGCGGCGCTGTCTTAGAAGGGCTGAATGCCGCATTTGAGGGCTCACTTGCCAGCACAAAAAAAGCCCCTCGAACCTAAAGGCTCAAGGGGCGCTTTCAAATCAGAATCTAGTGAGGCGCTACATGGGCGTATATGCCAACGTATCCATTTCCAATTTGTTGATTTGGCGTCTCAAGAGCTTAGAGCGGCTAATCATAACGTCGCCACGCAGGTTAATATCCTCCACATTCCCTAAATAACTGTTACGCTCCACTGCAATACGATGCTCGCCCGTTGCTAAATCAAACCCCAGTACGCGTTTCATGTGGCTGCGGCGGAATAAAAAATAGAACAGCGATTGATCATTGGCGCTTAACAAAGTGGCATCACGCTCAAAATCATCCGCTATTAACACCGCCTCATCACCCACTTGCTCATAGAGCTCATGACTACCGCGTGCCTTAAAAAAGACGCGGCCGGCAGCCATGATGACATCACTACCCGCGGGTAACTCAGCCACAGAGCTTTTAGATGACCTCAAATCCTGCGACCTCAGCTTTAAGCGAAATCCATTCACGTCCTTATAGAAAAAGGTATTACTATCTGACGCAAACCCGAGCGGCTCTGAATGCAGTTGATTCTCAACCACCATAGTGCTCGAATCAACAA is a genomic window of Echinimonas agarilytica containing:
- a CDS encoding Ig-like domain-containing protein yields the protein MAQKYTAIALSVLLALTGCGSDDNKNSDNGCVTDCGGEVENQAPSVQITSPASELEVAISEPLLIEMDASDPDGEVVEAKLFWNGAYMGSLYQAPFTLDEFYVPINTPEGANTLSVTVVDDRGATASHSTQVQVNAALKPPTVTLLSPNAETPLLVNEEALFSAEATAKGDASIVKVEYLFNGELIAESTEAPTYNASYTPNEAGLVKLSVVATDDQGKQHQIDTLMHVSADPADLLVAPDHVYFKSLPPYDTLTVYWNDNTLVETGFVIQQRFEDSNEWTELDAADADTTELTISTFDRSDTRDIRVLAMVDESASTPSETVRIAGTDDTLEVSSVVPDIMMGSTLKRTKEVYNAEGAIESREITFPQMQYQTPIEPDLGQATRVSTYFTAQVTTSSTNTDLIQAPVYETRPQIRNFLTQKDPAHSYRDNGLSGHLPYGYALYGPVEGDSGSSLHNKHWINIDASEEIVVRVTLATDKGAVDLADLEIHPEPLDVARVDGQTFDITLPGATDFTRHYRVAVNRMAWSSAPETATRGEIIIESPLFIFVNPMHVAPGSAPEGEIVEFDNGALVVFGPGIHLPNPDYQFYGEGANETAREVYAPGDAYLHYGFLLKNDSYPLKLWGRAIYSDEMFNLYTGDTANDDGYVWSERARSYWSHLDAIEGNPWGITQDWDTHTWLQGAYSAEPTVFEGFTNVGARMGVMAKTGSSEIRNHKDVGYAGGTYQSDGAEVYYSGNLLINDDDITYVHENYVMENNTSFVMHNGPSFQLGWEAEFDGDLNILTQVRNHTVLSSDRKDTSFWKNHGVFDSRLQLGLLKNHSGGVFEDFEFYGQETVIFNIRIWDEGDEATDTVSMISDKTFKNFNIRQASYNQEELLTESNTSLNKQAYLRFFHFDNLVIENQLIDDISLFSQYFDYDDGLLLHTLTLFSLPDAVNETDVINGVNTAPIGQYIAMSANNGAYVQSDQTLPQSLDPLVANTTDLPQGFIVTDAGDGYIALMDYSGRYIQADPARYGYVHVQPVASKEISEAAKFVWVDLGGQAFALYSKSMQLYVRIDTSSSANAPLYAASDSITSRETFSFDSHTGEPPMLGTPPTVATINAALFDEQSGGIQANGTNTAIGYIKADRTVSYDLNTVQVEDEGALKISLAGTRKAQTEITVLVDGATVGVGTIASFDADYVMVDLDLSNVGSIGRLTLSFDHATDGGFLTDVTELELTYTEQSLNSVTQNMVFADNAGLNIAQAKDNGQLESLKPGAWVKFDLPMAPVGGIKATLTHQGGSGGTATFYGVLSDTTEELLGEIDIPTNGGWSAPLIEASGILDAARTADSYQGFRMEIDSPGNYCCNIGSLVLEYQE